The nucleotide window CGTCGAGGCCCGCGACGGTCGTGTCCCGCCAGGCCATGAACGGGAAGTCGTCGTTGGACACGGCCAGTTGAGGTGCGAGGGCGCCGAGGACGTCACGAGAACGCGGGCCCACCAGGGCGACCGTGGCCCACTGCTCGGTCACGGACGTGCAGTGGACGCGCAGCTCCGGCCACTCGGTCTGGAGCCACTCCTCCATCCAGTCCAGTACGGCGGCGGCGTTGCCCGTGGTCGTGGTGACGAGGAAGCGGTCCTGGGCGAGGCGGATGACCGTGCCGTCGTCGAAGACCATGCCGTCCATGCGGCACATGACGCCGTAGCGGATCATGCCGACTTTCAGGGTGCTCATCATGTTGGTGTAGAGCAGGTCGAGGAAGACGGCGGCGTCCGGGCCCTGGACGTCGATCTTGCCGAGGGTGGAGGCGTCCATGAACGCCACACTGTCGCGGGCTGCGGCGCACTCGCGCAGCACGGCCGCTTCCATGTCCTCGCCGTCCTGGGGGTAGTACCAGGGGCGCTTCCACTGGCCGACGTTCTCGAACAGGGCGCCGTGCTCGACATGCCACTCGTGGATCGCGGTCGTGCGGACCGGGTCGCTCAGCGCGCCGCGGTCCCGGCCGGCGAGGGCGGCGAAGGAGACGGGGGTGTAGGGCGGGCGGAACGTGGTCGTGCCGAGCGCCGAGATGTCCACGCCGAGCAGTTCGGCGACGACCCCGCTGGCCAGAACACCTGAGGTCTTGCCCTGGTCGTTGGCGGTGCCGGCCGTGGTGTAGCGCTTGGTGTGCTCGACCGAGCGCATACCGGCGCCGGTCGCCCGGGCCAGGTCGTCGATGGTGACGTCGCGCTGGAGGTCCACGAAGCGGGGGGCGCCTTCCCGGCCGGGGACGGCGTACACATGCATGGGCGGCGTGTGCGGCCGCGCGGCAACGTCCGGCAGCCGGGGCGCCTCGGCGGCGTAGCCCTCCGCCTCCGTCGCGCGGGCACCGGCTGCGGCACCCTGGGCGAGCACCGAGGCCAGGTCCAGTACGCCGTTCGCGCTGCCCGCGACCTCGACCGCCTGGCGGCACTCGGCGGGGACGAAGGAACCGAGCGCCTCGTCGTGGCGGAGCTTGCCGCCCGCCTGACTGAACAGGTGCCCCACCGGATTCCAGCCGCCGGAGACCAGCAGCAGATCGGCGGCGAACTCCCGCTGCCCGGCGGACTCCCCGTACGGGGCGACGGTCACGGCGGTGAGACGCGGGGCGCCCTCCGTGCCGGTGACGGCGTGCCCGGGAAGCACCTCGACACCGGCGGCCCGGGCGCGCTGCGCCCACTCCCCCGGCTCGGAGCGGGTGTCGACGACCGCGACGACGTCCACTCCCGCCGCGGCGAGGTCCAGCGCCGCCGCGTAGGCACTGTCGTTGGTGGTGAAGACGACCGCGCGGCGGCCGGGCAGGACTCCGTGACGGTTGACGTAGGTGCGGGCCGAGGCGGCCAGCATCACGCCGGGGCGGTCGTTGTCCGCGAAGGCCAGTGAGCGCTCGTGGGCGCCGGTGGCGAGGACGACGCGGCGGGCGCGGATGCGCCAGACACGTTCGCGGGAGACGTTCTCGGGGGCGTCGGCGCCCAGGTGGTTGGTGCGGCGTTCGACGGCGAGGAGGTGGTTGTCGTCGTAGTAACCGAAGACGGTGGTGCGGCGCAGGACGCGCACATCGGGTGCGCTGTCCAGTCGCGCGGCGGTCTCCGCCACCCAGTCGAGGTGCTCTCCCGTGCCCAGGAGGCTGCCGCCCGGCTCGGGCTGGTCGTCGGCGAGGATGACGCGGGCGCCGCTCTTCGCCGCCGCCGCCGCGGCCGCGAGGCCGGCCGGGCCCGCGCCGACCACGAGCAGGTCGCAGTGCGCGTGTACGGCGTCGTAGCGGGCCGGGTCGGGTTCGGTGGCGAGGCGGCCCTGGCCGGGGAGGCTGGTCGCGACCAGGCCGTCGTACAGCTCGACGGTCGTGGCGGGGAGCATCGGCTCGGGGAACGGGGCCTCGATCTGGATGACGGCGTTGGGTTCCTCGACGCCGGCCGAGAAGATGCCGCGTGGGCGGCCGAGCTTGATGCTGGTGCCGGCCTGGATGACGCCGTTGGCGAGGAGGGCGGAGGCGAGGGTGTCGCCTCGGTAGCCCTGGTACGCGGTGCCGTCGAAGGTGAAGGTGAGGGGGGTGTCTCGGTCCACTCGGCCGTGGGTGGGGTGGCGGAACGGGTGGCTCGCGGCGGAGCCGCTGACGGGTGCGGCGCCCCCGCCGCCCCTACCCGTCCCATCCCTGGGGGCTGCCGCCCCCAGACCCCCGCTTTCGGCCTGAACGGCCTCGTCCGCAAGCGCCGGACCGGCTGGTTGTGCCGGCCCGGGCTGAGAAGTGACCGTACTCGGCCCAGCTGTTGCCGTACGCGGCTCGGAAGTCGTCGCAGGCCTCAGTT belongs to Streptomyces graminofaciens and includes:
- a CDS encoding sarcosine oxidase subunit alpha family protein; its protein translation is MLLIPCPWCGPRDEAEFHYGGQAHVPYPENPAALTDEEWARYLFFRDNTKGPFAERWSHAAGCRRWFNAVRDTATNEILSVYRSGEPRPADTELRPATTSEPRTATAGPSTVTSQPGPAQPAGPALADEAVQAESGGLGAAAPRDGTGRGGGGAAPVSGSAASHPFRHPTHGRVDRDTPLTFTFDGTAYQGYRGDTLASALLANGVIQAGTSIKLGRPRGIFSAGVEEPNAVIQIEAPFPEPMLPATTVELYDGLVATSLPGQGRLATEPDPARYDAVHAHCDLLVVGAGPAGLAAAAAAAKSGARVILADDQPEPGGSLLGTGEHLDWVAETAARLDSAPDVRVLRRTTVFGYYDDNHLLAVERRTNHLGADAPENVSRERVWRIRARRVVLATGAHERSLAFADNDRPGVMLAASARTYVNRHGVLPGRRAVVFTTNDSAYAAALDLAAAGVDVVAVVDTRSEPGEWAQRARAAGVEVLPGHAVTGTEGAPRLTAVTVAPYGESAGQREFAADLLLVSGGWNPVGHLFSQAGGKLRHDEALGSFVPAECRQAVEVAGSANGVLDLASVLAQGAAAGARATEAEGYAAEAPRLPDVAARPHTPPMHVYAVPGREGAPRFVDLQRDVTIDDLARATGAGMRSVEHTKRYTTAGTANDQGKTSGVLASGVVAELLGVDISALGTTTFRPPYTPVSFAALAGRDRGALSDPVRTTAIHEWHVEHGALFENVGQWKRPWYYPQDGEDMEAAVLRECAAARDSVAFMDASTLGKIDVQGPDAAVFLDLLYTNMMSTLKVGMIRYGVMCRMDGMVFDDGTVIRLAQDRFLVTTTTGNAAAVLDWMEEWLQTEWPELRVHCTSVTEQWATVALVGPRSRDVLGALAPQLAVSNDDFPFMAWRDTTVAGLDARVCRISFSGELAYEINVSPWEARTLWEALYEAGAPYGITPYGTETMHVLRAEKGYPIIGQDTDGTVTPQDLGMGWAVSKKKPDFIGKRSYARADNARPDRKHLVGLLPDDPGTFLPEGTHLVADSVLPAPPVPMLGHVTSSYRSAALGRTFALALIKGGRDRIGERLYAPVGDRLVPVTVANPVLFDPEGARRDG